GAGCCAAGCAAGAATTACTATAACAGCAGCCAAAAAAGAGTTGCCAAATATCTTCTTCCCCCTGCCCACAAATCAGACAATTAGGATCATCGGTAACACCATGTTGAAAGAGGCGTTTCCTGGTCTTAAGGCGATTAAGTTGAGCAAGCCAAGCAATGAATGAGTGCTTAGGAACATTATGAGCATTCCATATTATTCGAGTCTAAAAAAGCTTCACAGAAATCTCATTTTCCTTAAGTTTCCAGTACACCTTTCTAACACTATACTCAGAGTCACAGAAAGTTTGAAAGGAATATAAACTCTTCAGCTTATTCTTAACTGCCACTATTTTTTCCACTGCCAACTTGAAGTAACTGAAGCTTCATAAGTCCACCAGGAAGTTCCTTTAAGATAGACTTAATGCACCCATTTTACCCATAAACTCTCTTTATTCTTAGCCACAGCCCAAACATATTTACCCATCGCAGCTATATTCCATAAATCTACATCCCTTATACCCAGACCTCCTTTAGCTTTACTCTTACAAACATCTTCCCAAGCCACATTACCTGCACCATCAAATTCCATAGCTCCCTTCCATAGAAAAGCTCTACAAATGGATTTCACACTGTGTAAAATCCGCATAGGCAAAATGGTGATTTGAGCCCAATAGGAATGCAAGGAAATTAGAACTTAATTAATAAGTACTAGTCTGGCAGCAAAAGATAAGTATTTCCAGCTCCAATTTTTTATCCTAGCAACCATTTTGTCAACAATGGAAGCACAATCTATAGCCGAAATGCCCTTAGAATTAATAGGAATACCAAGATACTTGATAGGTAAACTCCCCTCTCTAAACTTAGAAACCTGAAGAACTCTTTGAATTTCTTCATCCACCATACCTCTACAAATAATCTCTGTTTTGCTATTGTTGATTTGCAAACCAGAGGACTTGGAAAACAGCTCAACACCTTGTAGCATCAAGTAAATGGACATAAAATCTCCATGCATGAATAAAATCACATCATCTGCAAAACACATGTGTGTAAGTTGAAGATCTGAGCATCTATCATGAAATCTGAACTTCTCATGGCGAGCCACCTTCATGAAGATTCTATTTAGATATTCCATACGAAGAACAAAGAGTAAAGGGGAGATTGGGTCTCCTTGTCTCAGACCACGTTTAGAGCTGAAAAAACCATGAAGCATCCCATTTATCATTAGAGAGAATTTGGGAGTTTTGACACATACCATGATTAACTTCATGAACTGACTAGGAAACCCAAAGGCCTCAAGCATTTCTTCTAGAAAATCCCAGTCCAGCGTGTCATAAGCCTTCCTAATATCCATCTTAATAGTGCAACTAGGCTTACAATTACTCCGCCCATAATGCTTCAATAATTCCTGGCAAACCAACACATTTTGACCTATGCTTCTACCTTTAATAAAACCACTTTGCTTCTCCGCCACTAAATGAGGAAGAACCTCTCTCAGCCTGTTACAAACAAGCTTAGAAGCCACCTTATACAAAGTATTACAGCAAGAGATCGGCCTAAAATCACTCACATGTTCGGGATTAGAAACTTTAGGAATGAGAGTAATAATAGTTGCATTAACTTCCTTAAGCATCTTACCACTCTCTAGAGAGGAAAGAATAGCTTCACTAACCTCCTCTCCAATAAGATCCCAATGCTTTTGAAAGAAAGCACTATTAAAACCATCCGGCCCCGGAGCTTTATCATGGGGAATCTAAAAACAGCTTCTCGAACCTCATCCTTCCCAAAAGGCTTAAGCAAATCTTGGATATTATTAGATGAAAGAACTGGGCCCTCTTTCATGATGCTAGCTTTGACCTTAATTCTGTTATCCATTTTGTCTCCCAACAATTGATTATAATACTCAAGAAAAGCATGTTGAACACCTTCTGCTGTTTCCTGCCAAACTCCTGAGTTGTCCCGAATAGCCATAACAGAATTTTGCTTTCTTCTAGCCTTAAGACTCCTATGAAGCAAATTAGTATTTGCATCACCCTGCTGAATCCATAACATCCTAGATTTCTGTTTCAGAAAATCCAAATAAATCCCTTTAATCCTTTCATGATCATTCATTATTCTCCTTTCTTCATCAATTAAGTAAGGATTTAGAGGATCAATATGCACTGCCTGTTGAACCCTTTCTAGCTCAGAAGAGGAACTACTATAAAAAGATATAACATCCCCCACATGACTTTTATTCATATGTTTCAAAGCTATCTTCACCCTCTTCAATTTAGTAATCACTTTAAACATAGGTACCCCTTGAACAGAATCACTCCAAGCTGCACTAATAATATCATTATACACTGAAAACCGCTGCcacatattaaaatatttaaagggTTTACGCCCAAAAACTACTGGAATACTGAGCGATAAAATTGAGGGAGAATGATCAAAAGTGCCTTCAGGTAAGAAACATACCGTAGCCTTCTCAAAAACCTCCATCCAAGTATTATTCCCCAAAACTCTATCCAATTTGGCAACTatcctatcaggaggatcctgcTTATTACTCCAAGTATGAAAGCACCCATTGAATTGCACATCCTCCAAATCACAATCAATCATACATTCTCGAAAAGCCTCATAATGAAGAGTCCTAACCTTTACACCAACCTTCTCTTCAATATTTATAGTAGCATTGAAATCCCCTAATAAAACCCACGGTTTCTGAGATCTCAAGCACCGTAAATCTTTCCAAAGATCAACTCTCCGAACCTCTTCATTAAACGCATAGACAAAGGTACAATAAAAAGACTGCAAACCATTCCTTGGCTCAACCCAACAATGAGTACATTGACTCGAACAAAATTGTATGTCCACAGAAAACACAGCTGGATCCCAAGCAACTACAATCCTACCATTATTATGCCAAGCACTATTAGATGTAAAACACCAATCCCTAAACATCCTAAGGAATAAAGCTCCCATTTTCTTAGCTTTAATCCTAGTCTCCAAGAGGCCAACCAAACTAATCTTCTTATTAGTGATAAGCTTCTTAACTTCTATTTGCTTATTAGTTTGATTTAGACCTCTTACATTCCAAGTAAAAAATTTATCCATATTCCACAGGAGGCACTCCCCCTCCTCCAGTTATAGCCCAATTCTGCTTTCCTCTAGAGACCCCACCACTATCCTCTTCAAGCACCTGAAAAGAATTCATGTTTGCCTCAAATAAAGGCACTCCTGACCTTTCTTTATTCATCTCACCatcagttttttttcttttcccaaTAACAAGTTGAAACCCATCTTTATCAATCTCAGGTTTGGCCTTCTTTGTAGATTCTTCTGCTGTATTTTTTGGAACCCAGGCCTGTTTACCGTCCTTCTTTCGACACTGAGTAGCTTCATGGCCCAAACCTTTACAAACCGAGCACAAACTTGGCTTCCATTCATACTGCACTAACACATCCATCTGTTTATCTTGTTCATTTAGGAAACTAATCAAATGAGGGAAATCTTGATCTACTGAAACTTCTATCATAATCCTTGCAAAATTGAATTTCTCCTTGGCCTTTGTAATCGGGTCAATCTGCAGAGGCTTTCCAATCTGTGAAACAATCTTATTTAAGGATCTCTCTCCCCAATATTTTAGGTCTAAATTCGATAACTGAACCCAAATAGGCACTTTCTGAACCGTCTCCTTCCTAAAATCCTCCTGTGCACTCCAAGATTTCATAACAAGTGGTTTTTTATCAAAGAAAAGGATTCCATTATTTAAAACTTGATTCCTCTGCTCAACTGTAACAAATCACACAATGAAGATGGCATGACCAATTATTGCCACCTTATTTATCCCCATGCTCTTCCATATCCTCCTGCAAAATCCTTCAAATACAGGCAATGGAGGATTGGTCCCCAAGACATAACAAACTACTGATGAGTTCCAATAGTTCACCTCTTCCTCAATGTCTTCCATCTCTATTTTGATAAAACCCAATTCATAATTTTCACATTCTTTCAAACCTGTAACTATCGAAACACTTTGTTTACCCACACCATTTCTCTCTTCAGCACTCAAACCAGTAGAAAAACTCTCAAGATTTGCTTGATTCAGAGGCTTACCTCCAATCTCAGGATTATTCTTCCCTCGCGAGTCTTGTGCGGTCACCAAAGAAGAATTTGCTTCCCTGTTCTTCACCCGTTCCAAACTTTCTTGACTAAGATCTCCCGTgcaacaccctacttccttagagccgttactaagtgagttttaaacgtgcatttaactcgctaatcgaggtttttaggtcaaaagtgtaattaagtcataaacagtgaaataaactttgaaaataattccatttactgtaAATCGTTGAGtagttgacacttgggatcccaataaactgtttataaatatttacaacatataatttacaaatttaaatcgactagacgacaaaatctaggttttaatacaaccatctcccaaaatcactggctgtggcagccaggcagaccaaacatgtacacgccgcttcacactctccgtactcatggttggttgactttccccttgcccttacctgcaccacagagcacccgtgagccgaagcccagaaagAAAGCCCTCACAAGCagttaacatatacataacaaacacttaatagttagacaggccatcaataggctaaacacatatgaccatgccgtctcaggcgctttaccaggccctgggttcgcggtccacaccgtgaggatatcccaagtatcctttagggtctcaccctgcaactcgcactccacgtgctcaacgctgctcccggccccttgccgtactcggccttgcactcaacgtgccgaaCGTCGtttccggcccctgccgacctcggcatGCACCGTTTCCAGCTCTcgccgaacattcacataatcgtattcatagcataacaaacatatactgaatactaacaaattcaatcaaagggctgcgccctgcaattcaaacatattgggctcaaccctgcatacaagctctgtgggaacagtggttttcttacctgtatcccgagctttccgatgcaccaaggccgcgagcacggtcctctaacccgagcctcttcggagacctagtcacaacacatataaagcatcctttaatactaaccaatccaaaaccacttcctagGACCAATCCCACAATCTCAAAATCCTAAAATTCCTAAAACAactcatcggaaacatcccccgaacccccgaagcaaaagctcaaaattgcaaaattccacgttctgaaaatagcctagcgccgcggcgctgccctagagggccgtggcgcccagcaagtcagagagcactcccttcccagaaacagccttgcgccgcggcgcccaagaacagggccgcggtgctccttcgcgaacccagaattctgggttttctcttgcattttccccgagccaaaacactcccaaatcaaccccaaagcatacctaagtcccaaattcaattcaaaaccccgcatagaccatctaacaactcagaaacatcaacaacaagcccaaatacacaatcaaatccccaattcataaattggcttgaaactttatgaaacttaaactaacaaaccagaaacttgatttacagcagctaatacataacaaagatgcataaaacccttacctcaagtagagattcgcccctgagccttctccaagtccaactccaagcaaacccctcttattcccaaactgaatctaagcaagcttcatccccaagaatccaccaaacaACCACACATATCAGCTGTTAACCTTACTATTTCTCTGAAAAACTCAATCAAGATACTGAATAAAACTTACCTTTGAGCCTAGGTCAATCCCCCAATTCCTAGCCTTGAATCCCTTGAACTTTAACCTAAAATCCTTCAAGACCAGCCACcttagagagaaagaaagaaagcatCGATAGAGAGAGGGACAGAGAGATTAGGTTCCCTTTTTTGTTCTTCTATCTTCCTTTGCTAGCTGATTCTAGAGTCCCAACTCCCAAATTGAGCTTGTCCATCTGCCTAAAATGACCTCAATACCCTTCCATCTAACCGAtactctaactaatcctcaaggaaAACCTAGACCTTTCCCAActtcttacaaatataccattttatcACTTAAGGTAGTTATCCTCACTggttaccaatggttactcaaaccactaaaataccattaaccaatACTTACAAATCCCCAACCTCAAGTTATAATGTTCCCCAGATACCtccaggctcctcccgagctgggtatttgaccccgttgtgacttttagactatttagctccctaggaccatctcggaacgtgcatcacgaATATATCTCTGTTATATCAACAACATCacatatatttcacatatattacatttatgccctcaacgggctaaaattaccagtttgcccctaataaccaaatgggccCACTAGCaaatttatttcacctaaacatgcattctaaccacatattcattaagttcacataaattaatacagtttaacaattattgccctccaggcacactaatcaaggctccaaaccttattagcaaattcaggtcgttacatcCCGCCTCCTCATCATCCGAAAACTTAATTGGATCAATCCCAATCAATTCCATCACAGACTTGGTTTTCCACGATTCCTCTGGAGATGAAGGCCCACGTTTAGGCcgccctctcttcttcttgacCTTAGAACCTCCTGCCATAGCACAGCCCAAAGCTGAGAAGTATTCAGATCGTAGAGAGAAGTCAGAGAGTCTCTCTCTAGAAAACCTTATTTTCTTATCGTTactatataaatttatatgtacTTATTTCTTCAAATATTATGTAACCGTTCAGATATGGATGAAAATATTGATGTTATTCCTGGTGGATCTCCCCGAACTCTGGCTTCGACCACAAATAACCAATCCTCAAGGGACCAGCCTATGCAAGTTTCGATTCCAACAGTTCCTGTGAACCATAATGAGAAACCTGAAAAATTCAATGGTGTGAATTTTAGGACCTGGCAGCAGAAAATGCTATTCTACTTAACAACATTGAATCTTGTGAGATTCTTGAAAGAGGATCCTCCTACTGTTGGAGAGGACAAAGTAGATGTGCAAACTCAACATGCAGTTGAGGCATGGAAGCATGTTGAATTCCTTTGTAGGAATTACATTCTAAATGGCTTGTCTGACTCGCTGTATAGTGTGTACAGTGTGAAGAAAGCGACTAAGGAACTGTGGGAGTCTTTGGACCACAAGTACTAAGCCGAAGATGCTGGAGCCAAGAAATTCTTGGTTGGCCAATTCTTGAACTTCAAGATGGTGGATTCCAAAAATGTGATAAGCCAAGTGCAAGATCTTCAATTGATTATCCATGGAATACATGTTGAAGGGATGGTCTTGAGTGAGTCTTTCCAAGTAGCTGCAATTATAGAGAAGCTACCCCCTGCATGGATAGACTTCAAAAATTATCTCAAGCACAAGCGAAAG
This genomic interval from Humulus lupulus chromosome 8, drHumLupu1.1, whole genome shotgun sequence contains the following:
- the LOC133796097 gene encoding uncharacterized protein LOC133796097, which codes for MGALFLRMFRDWCFTSNSAWHNNGRIVVAWDPAVFSVDIQFCSSQCTHCWVEPRNGLQSFYCTFVYAFNEEVRRVDLWKDLRCLRSQKPWVLLGDFNATINIEEKVGVKVRTLHYEAFRECMIDCDLEDVQFNGCFHTWSNKQDPPDRIVAKLDRVLGNNTWMEVFEKATRFSVYNDIISAAWSDSVQGVPMFKVITKLKRVKIALKHMNKSHVGDVISFYSSSSSELERVQQAVHIDPLNPYLIDEERRIMNDHERIKGIYLDFLKQKSRMLWIQQGDANTNLLHRSLKARRKQNSVMAIRDNSGVWQETAEGVQHAFLEYYNQLLGDKMDNRIKVKASIMKEGPVLSSNNIQDLLKPFGKDEVREAVFRFPMIKLRGRMVLIVLSFKSIGILLERRLREVLPHLVAEKQSGFIKGRSIGQNVLVCQELLKHYGRSNCKPSCTIKMDIRKAYDTLDWDFLEEMLEAFGFPSQFMKLIMVCVKTPKFSLMINGMLHGFFSSKRGLRQGDPISPLLFVLRMEYLNRIFMKVARHEKFRFHDRCSDLQLTHMCFADDVILFMHGDFMSIYLMLQGVELFSKSSGLQINNSKTEIICRGMVDEEIQRVLQVSKFREGSLPIKYLGIPINSKGISAIDCASIVDKMVARIKNWSWKYLSFAARLGAMEFDGAGNVAWEDVCKSKAKGGLGIRDVDLWNIAAMGKYVWAVAKNKESLWGEEDIWQLFFGCCYSNSCLAQITEWLGWKAFDRTLNGLLRWLVNVKGVSQFWLFFGKVV